One segment of Candidatus Falkowbacteria bacterium DNA contains the following:
- a CDS encoding glycosyltransferase family 4 protein produces MKIIFIGQKGLPSLSGGVEKHVEELAVRLAGRGHEVMAYTRPHYTDPKLTDYKGVELVSLPSLKTKNLDAISHTFLACLDLFRQKADIIHFHSIGPSSLIWLARIIKPSAKIISTFHCQDYYHQKWNFFGRIYLKFGEWMSCHAADMTITVSESLQDYALKAYGVTTDYIPNGVPVADLKEANEITKLWNLNKDSYVLTVSRFVRHKGLHYLINAFRNTITDKKLVIVGEGAFTDDYVKELKALAKGDDRIIFTGAQHGDVLKELLSNAYLFVQPSESEGLSIALLEAMSYGKTALVSDIAENKEAIAKAGITFRSKDTTDLAIRLNELLLDPARVALLGEQAKQRAISEYNWENIVSATEETYAVVIASALTQNFKRRSIAARLSMLL; encoded by the coding sequence ATGAAAATTATATTTATTGGACAAAAAGGTCTTCCTTCTTTAAGCGGCGGCGTTGAAAAACACGTTGAAGAGTTAGCTGTACGCTTAGCAGGACGTGGTCATGAAGTTATGGCCTACACCAGACCTCATTATACAGACCCTAAACTTACTGACTATAAAGGCGTTGAGCTTGTTAGTCTGCCAAGTTTAAAGACAAAAAATCTTGATGCTATAAGTCATACTTTTTTAGCTTGTTTAGACTTGTTCCGTCAGAAAGCTGATATCATTCATTTCCATTCAATTGGTCCATCTTCTTTGATTTGGTTAGCTAGAATTATTAAGCCAAGCGCTAAAATTATTTCTACTTTCCATTGTCAGGATTATTATCACCAGAAATGGAACTTCTTTGGTCGTATTTATTTAAAGTTTGGCGAATGGATGTCTTGTCACGCAGCTGATATGACAATTACTGTTTCCGAATCTTTACAAGATTACGCTTTGAAAGCCTATGGTGTAACAACTGATTATATTCCTAACGGAGTACCAGTAGCTGATCTTAAAGAGGCTAATGAAATTACCAAGCTTTGGAATCTAAACAAAGATTCTTATGTCTTAACTGTTTCTCGTTTTGTTCGTCATAAGGGTTTACATTATTTAATCAATGCTTTCCGTAATACTATAACAGACAAGAAATTAGTTATTGTTGGTGAAGGCGCTTTTACTGATGACTATGTTAAAGAATTAAAAGCTTTAGCTAAGGGTGATGATCGCATTATATTTACTGGCGCTCAGCATGGTGATGTCTTGAAAGAATTATTATCTAATGCCTATTTGTTTGTTCAACCATCTGAATCTGAAGGTTTATCAATTGCTTTGCTTGAAGCTATGTCTTATGGCAAAACTGCTCTAGTAAGCGATATTGCTGAGAACAAAGAGGCGATTGCTAAGGCTGGTATTACTTTTCGTTCTAAAGATACAACTGATTTAGCTATTAGACTTAATGAATTGTTACTTGATCCAGCTCGAGTTGCCTTACTAGGCGAACAAGCTAAGCAAAGAGCAATTAGTGAATATAATTGGGAAAACATTGTGTCTGCTACTGAGGAGACTTACGCCGTGGTTATAGCTTCTGCTTTAACTCAGAACTTTAAACGCCGCAGTATTGCTGCCAGACTTTCCATGTTACTTTAA
- a CDS encoding putative glycoside hydrolase, translating to MKCLNRRLITYCFIILAALIPAVSFAKDTYPKLSNYYLKYFQLINQSDYDQLMKWDLLILPNEVSMSNPGFLTAYKAARPTNMALAYVYPAMSLTLSHTLYNRINSENLWLRDKSGNLLQIWSGLYAVNLTKPAWQSMNLDFVSDKMSQGAWDGIMYDTVDTTIDRYSRNGIDINGDGQAEPSAVYNAAWQNAMADLFAKTRQRLGSKIIVINGQSNDIYQPNVNGRIFEMFPTPWEGNGSWQATMYQYLRRLPGKNRQPNIYVINGGTNNTGRMDDYRKVRFGLTSALLGDGYFSFDYGDQRHEQLWWYDEYDIALGRAESSYYNLLAPTDDYVRAGLWRRDFENGVSIVNSTDKPQLYIFKREQFQKITGTQDRNTNDGSNVNYVRLLPNDGIVMRTIKQDIVGSVFSNGSFVRIFNNQGAQERNGFFAYRGDVNPNALVLLDDLNGDGLRDRLSDQNGTLVVNINSKGITRIAPFGTAFKGKLSFAAYDFNKDGSKEIVVAPMSGGGPHVKIYSITGKVLNPGFFVFDKNFRGGVSVALGDINNDGNGEIVVAPGKGLPPTVKILNDKGSLLNSFLAYDKNFRGGVNLALGDANNDGKNVLVTGAASGGPHLRIFDDLGRLWGQFMAYDPAAGTGITVMVADTNGDGKNEILAGTTSF from the coding sequence ATGAAATGTCTAAATCGTAGGCTAATTACTTATTGTTTTATAATCTTGGCAGCTTTGATTCCAGCTGTTTCTTTTGCTAAGGACACATATCCAAAATTGTCTAACTATTATTTAAAATATTTTCAGTTAATAAATCAAAGTGACTATGATCAGTTAATGAAGTGGGATTTATTGATTTTACCTAATGAAGTAAGCATGTCTAATCCCGGCTTTTTAACAGCTTATAAGGCCGCACGACCGACTAATATGGCCTTAGCCTATGTTTATCCAGCCATGTCTTTGACTTTATCGCACACGCTTTACAATCGAATTAATTCCGAAAATTTATGGTTAAGAGATAAGTCAGGCAATCTATTACAGATTTGGTCTGGTCTATATGCGGTTAATCTAACTAAACCAGCTTGGCAAAGTATGAATCTTGATTTTGTATCAGACAAGATGAGCCAAGGTGCTTGGGATGGAATAATGTATGACACAGTTGATACTACGATTGATCGCTATAGTCGCAATGGAATTGATATTAATGGTGATGGCCAAGCTGAGCCGTCAGCTGTTTATAATGCGGCGTGGCAAAACGCTATGGCTGATTTATTTGCCAAAACCAGGCAAAGACTTGGTTCAAAAATTATTGTCATTAATGGTCAGTCTAATGACATTTATCAACCAAATGTTAATGGACGTATTTTTGAAATGTTTCCAACTCCTTGGGAAGGTAATGGTTCTTGGCAAGCTACAATGTATCAATATTTAAGACGCTTACCAGGAAAAAATCGTCAGCCGAATATTTATGTTATTAATGGCGGCACTAATAATACTGGCCGCATGGATGATTATCGAAAAGTTCGTTTTGGTTTAACTAGTGCTTTGTTGGGTGATGGTTATTTTTCTTTTGATTATGGTGATCAACGCCACGAACAATTATGGTGGTATGACGAATATGATATTGCTTTAGGTCGTGCTGAATCATCTTATTATAATCTTTTAGCGCCAACCGATGATTATGTTCGCGCAGGTTTATGGCGCCGCGATTTTGAAAATGGTGTTTCAATTGTTAACTCAACTGACAAACCACAATTATATATTTTCAAACGCGAACAGTTTCAAAAAATTACTGGTACGCAAGATAGAAATACTAATGATGGTTCTAACGTTAACTATGTAAGATTATTACCTAATGACGGTATTGTCATGCGTACGATAAAGCAAGATATTGTTGGTTCAGTTTTTTCAAATGGTAGCTTTGTTCGTATTTTTAATAATCAAGGCGCGCAAGAAAGAAATGGTTTTTTTGCTTATCGCGGCGACGTTAACCCAAATGCTTTAGTCTTGCTTGATGATTTGAATGGTGATGGCTTAAGAGATCGCTTAAGTGATCAGAACGGAACTCTAGTCGTTAATATTAATAGCAAAGGGATCACAAGAATAGCCCCTTTCGGCACAGCCTTCAAAGGTAAGCTTAGCTTTGCAGCTTATGATTTTAATAAAGACGGAAGTAAAGAAATTGTTGTGGCGCCAATGTCTGGCGGTGGCCCACATGTAAAAATTTATTCTATCACTGGTAAAGTTTTGAATCCTGGATTTTTTGTATTTGATAAAAATTTCCGTGGCGGCGTTAGTGTTGCTTTGGGCGATATCAATAACGACGGTAACGGAGAAATAGTTGTGGCACCAGGTAAAGGTTTACCACCAACGGTTAAAATATTAAATGATAAAGGCTCTTTGCTTAATTCATTTTTAGCTTATGATAAGAATTTTCGCGGTGGTGTTAATTTAGCCCTGGGCGACGCTAATAATGACGGAAAGAATGTTTTGGTGACCGGCGCCGCTAGTGGCGGGCCACACCTTAGGATATTTGATGATTTAGGTCGTTTGTGGGGCCAATTTATGGCCTATGACCCAGCAGCGGGCACTGGTATCACGGTTATGGTTGCTGATACTAATGGCGATGGTAAAAATGAAATTCTGGCTGGTACAACAAGTTTCTAA
- a CDS encoding glycosyltransferase, with product MKIIQVNKFNYLRGGAEKYFLAVTDELRRRGHDVAVFSMKHPKNLPSPWDKYFISRVSFNEGGLWNKIIGIGRTLYSFEAKRKFSKLVKDFKPDIIHVHNIYHHISPSILTVARKHNIPVIMHLHDYKLISPNYQLYSNNKVCYDGAAPNYFKCVSKKCFKDSYSASFLVALEMFWHHKVLKIYEKNIKRYIAPSHFMKDTCVRFGVPADMINVLYNFIDAAPKLENTAGNYMLYFGRLSGEKGIDVLLRALARLDKTTILKIAGTGPDEEKLKALTKELKLTKQVEFLGHLNGSDISDLIIKARAIIIPSVWLENMPFSLLESLAFGKVAIVSNIGGLAELIKDGVNGFSYPAHDISSLAKKIESLEHADLDKISQAAMETVKDLRIDKHVDVLLKIYEMSKS from the coding sequence ATGAAAATAATTCAAGTCAATAAATTTAATTATTTAAGGGGTGGAGCCGAAAAATACTTTTTGGCTGTAACTGACGAGTTAAGGCGCCGCGGACACGACGTAGCAGTTTTTTCAATGAAGCATCCAAAAAATCTTCCTTCACCATGGGATAAGTATTTTATTTCTCGTGTTAGTTTTAATGAAGGTGGTTTATGGAATAAAATTATTGGCATTGGCCGAACTTTATATAGCTTTGAAGCTAAACGAAAATTTTCTAAATTAGTTAAAGATTTTAAACCTGATATTATTCATGTTCATAATATTTATCATCATATTTCCCCTTCAATTTTAACTGTGGCACGAAAGCATAATATTCCTGTTATTATGCATTTGCATGATTATAAATTAATTTCACCTAATTATCAGCTCTATTCAAATAATAAGGTTTGTTATGATGGCGCGGCGCCAAACTACTTTAAGTGTGTTAGTAAAAAATGTTTTAAGGATTCATACTCTGCTAGCTTTTTAGTGGCTTTAGAAATGTTTTGGCATCATAAGGTTTTGAAAATTTATGAAAAAAATATAAAGCGCTACATAGCACCAAGCCATTTTATGAAAGATACTTGTGTTCGTTTTGGCGTGCCGGCTGATATGATTAATGTCTTGTATAATTTTATTGACGCAGCGCCTAAATTAGAAAACACAGCTGGAAATTATATGCTATACTTTGGTCGTTTGTCAGGCGAAAAGGGGATTGATGTTTTATTAAGAGCTTTAGCCAGATTAGATAAAACTACTATTTTAAAAATTGCTGGCACTGGTCCTGATGAAGAAAAATTGAAAGCTTTAACTAAAGAATTAAAATTAACTAAGCAGGTAGAATTTTTAGGACATCTTAATGGCAGCGATATTTCTGATTTAATTATCAAAGCAAGAGCCATTATTATTCCTTCAGTTTGGTTAGAAAATATGCCTTTTTCTCTTTTAGAATCATTAGCTTTTGGTAAGGTTGCGATCGTTTCAAATATTGGCGGTTTAGCTGAGTTAATTAAAGATGGCGTCAATGGATTTTCTTATCCAGCTCATGACATTAGTTCCTTAGCTAAAAAAATAGAAAGCTTAGAGCACGCTGATCTTGATAAGATTTCTCAGGCGGCCATGGAAACAGTTAAAGATTTAAGAATCGATAAGCATGTTGATGTCCTGCTGAAAATTTATGAAATGTCTAAATCGTAG
- a CDS encoding glycosyltransferase, whose translation MEKKKIKIVHVIPTLDLGGAERLLLDIVNRADKETFSLTVICFKRGGIWEEEIIKSGAKLIVLHKKGKFDFSNLVKLRQAILAEEPDIVHTHLGGDIYGRFLAGLAGLRVVSTEHNLNKDESFVTSILKRLTAPYVSLVIAVSRAVAHDAKLRYGIKLEKIKVIHNGIDLTRFKAVETFKTETVKIGAVGRLVEQKGFMTLVEALGLMKDKKFDCTIVGAGVLMTALKEKVNSLGLSSKVHLVGLRNDIPEFLQTLDIFVLPSLWEGLGIAALEAGASGLSVVASKVDGLPEIIDDQVNGLLFKVNDARDLKDKISYLLDNKDLARTFGHHLAKKVNEQFDVLDMVKQYEMVYKSLLSK comes from the coding sequence ATGGAAAAGAAAAAAATTAAAATTGTCCACGTTATTCCTACGCTAGACTTGGGCGGCGCCGAACGTCTCTTGCTTGATATTGTTAATCGCGCCGATAAAGAAACTTTTTCTTTAACGGTTATTTGTTTTAAGCGCGGTGGAATTTGGGAAGAAGAAATTATTAAGAGCGGCGCTAAGCTTATTGTCTTACACAAAAAAGGTAAATTTGATTTTTCTAATTTAGTAAAACTTCGTCAAGCAATTTTAGCCGAAGAACCAGATATTGTTCACACTCATTTGGGCGGTGATATTTATGGTCGTTTCTTAGCTGGTTTAGCGGGCTTAAGAGTTGTCTCAACGGAACATAATTTAAATAAAGATGAATCTTTTGTAACCTCTATTTTAAAGCGTTTAACAGCGCCTTATGTTTCTTTGGTTATTGCAGTTTCAAGAGCCGTAGCACATGACGCTAAACTTCGTTACGGAATTAAATTAGAAAAAATTAAAGTAATCCATAATGGAATCGATTTAACAAGATTCAAAGCAGTCGAAACATTTAAAACTGAAACAGTTAAAATTGGCGCCGTCGGACGCTTGGTAGAACAAAAAGGTTTTATGACTTTAGTTGAAGCTTTAGGCTTAATGAAAGATAAAAAATTTGATTGTACGATTGTTGGTGCAGGTGTTCTTATGACTGCGCTTAAAGAAAAAGTAAATTCGCTGGGCTTAAGTTCTAAGGTTCATTTGGTTGGTTTAAGAAATGATATTCCTGAATTTTTGCAGACTCTAGATATTTTTGTTTTGCCGTCTTTGTGGGAAGGTCTTGGAATTGCTGCCTTAGAAGCCGGTGCTAGTGGTTTATCAGTTGTTGCTTCGAAAGTTGATGGTTTACCAGAAATTATTGATGATCAAGTTAATGGTCTACTTTTCAAAGTTAATGACGCCCGCGACCTAAAAGACAAAATTAGTTATTTGCTAGATAACAAAGATTTAGCTCGTACTTTTGGTCATCATTTAGCTAAAAAAGTTAATGAGCAGTTTGATGTGCTTGATATGGTTAAACAATACGAAATGGTATATAAATCTTTACTCAGTAAATAA
- a CDS encoding O-antigen ligase family protein, with the protein MKRVKNNQSYIDPGMVVVASLSVVGVALLILSQVVSQPGAIFLSAIACLFAAFTLFPQLGLYLTVLALPLINWNFYVKGLIIPAVDLVAVISLFAFLFRALADKLFSTTEKVKIILPYAKYFFVFFIITLVSSAVSKYPGEAIWYSFRWILFFYLAYIVVPVNIINTEKRLRYVITLLVTSASVVALMGIASLFFQDWQNTFVRIQPILLFGIYPIGSNQNLIAEFLVVAVFSVLALKYWRGKVIRNKLITILSIVLALVALGTFSRAAWIVLAMGIFFYFIYQSKEFKRRYIIPALLSLIFIVPFAFYMVRLQSQFDIGVSSTENRLLLSQIAVSAWKEEPFFGKGSGDFYRLVEENIRFRAKYGEPLDSHGIWQKVLAENGGLGVISFAAFCLVLFYGIHQGIMFLRPRRELKLVLPLALGATAGFVFQFFNTSYYKGKMWLPIGLTLAAIYLYSKKKNEPSYGKEKN; encoded by the coding sequence ATGAAAAGAGTCAAAAACAATCAATCATATATAGATCCAGGCATGGTAGTTGTGGCTAGCTTGTCTGTGGTTGGTGTTGCCTTATTAATCCTATCTCAAGTTGTTAGTCAACCAGGCGCAATCTTTTTATCGGCTATAGCTTGTTTGTTTGCGGCTTTTACTTTATTTCCTCAGCTCGGTCTTTATTTAACAGTTTTAGCCTTGCCTTTAATTAACTGGAACTTTTATGTTAAAGGTTTAATTATTCCTGCAGTTGATCTCGTGGCAGTAATTTCACTATTTGCTTTTTTATTCCGTGCTTTGGCCGACAAATTATTTTCAACCACAGAAAAAGTAAAAATCATTTTACCTTACGCAAAGTATTTCTTTGTGTTTTTTATTATCACTTTAGTATCTAGCGCTGTTAGTAAATATCCTGGTGAAGCTATTTGGTACAGCTTTAGATGGATTTTATTTTTCTACTTAGCCTATATTGTGGTTCCGGTGAATATAATAAACACTGAGAAGCGTTTGCGCTACGTTATAACTTTATTAGTAACCTCTGCTTCGGTTGTTGCCTTGATGGGCATTGCGTCTTTATTCTTTCAGGATTGGCAAAATACTTTTGTCCGCATTCAGCCAATTTTGTTATTTGGCATTTATCCTATCGGTTCCAACCAGAATTTAATTGCTGAGTTCTTAGTAGTAGCCGTCTTTTCTGTTTTGGCACTAAAATATTGGCGCGGCAAGGTTATCCGTAATAAGCTAATCACTATTTTATCGATTGTTTTAGCATTGGTGGCCTTAGGAACTTTCTCGCGTGCCGCTTGGATAGTTTTAGCCATGGGAATTTTCTTTTATTTTATTTATCAATCAAAAGAGTTTAAACGCCGTTATATTATTCCAGCCCTGCTCTCCCTTATTTTTATTGTTCCTTTTGCTTTCTATATGGTTAGACTACAAAGCCAATTTGACATTGGTGTTAGCTCAACCGAAAACCGTTTATTACTAAGTCAGATTGCGGTTAGCGCCTGGAAGGAAGAACCATTTTTTGGCAAAGGTTCAGGTGATTTCTATCGTTTAGTTGAAGAAAATATTCGTTTTAGAGCTAAGTATGGCGAACCGCTTGATTCGCATGGTATTTGGCAAAAAGTTTTAGCTGAGAACGGGGGACTAGGTGTTATTAGTTTTGCTGCTTTTTGCTTAGTTTTATTTTATGGCATTCACCAAGGTATCATGTTCCTTCGTCCAAGACGTGAATTAAAATTAGTTTTGCCATTAGCACTTGGTGCTACAGCTGGTTTTGTTTTTCAGTTTTTTAATACTTCTTATTACAAAGGCAAAATGTGGCTACCGATTGGTTTAACTTTGGCAGCAATTTATCTTTATAGCAAAAAGAAAAATGAACCCTCTTATGGAAAAGAAAAAAATTAA
- a CDS encoding Wzz/FepE/Etk N-terminal domain-containing protein: protein MELHDFINLVARKRKTIFGIVAIFILLGIGVIAVQRFKYSSKSQLLVVQEYNQNIDAYTASKSNEYLSNVLASVVSSNSFFTKVLESGFDIDASYFGDNPKDQMKQWQKTVSAKSINDSGIIAITAYHPNRDQAEKIDRAINYVLMTQNTAYHGSGDAVKVRLIDQPITSSYPVKPNIFLTLGIAIALGFIAGLVYVYLTPLTKLPSAHYYGEHAKHVHADQLASVRSHGQFPVEAFDNILIDNDLIGEGGYNDEIENIPSAEELARQASMRNILR from the coding sequence ATGGAACTACATGATTTTATAAATCTTGTCGCTCGAAAGCGAAAAACTATCTTTGGTATTGTTGCCATTTTTATTTTATTAGGCATCGGCGTCATCGCTGTTCAACGTTTTAAGTACAGCTCTAAGTCTCAGCTATTGGTTGTGCAAGAGTACAATCAGAATATTGATGCTTATACTGCTTCTAAGTCAAACGAGTATCTGTCTAATGTTTTAGCAAGCGTTGTGAGTTCAAACTCCTTCTTTACTAAAGTATTAGAATCAGGTTTTGATATTGATGCTAGTTATTTTGGTGATAATCCAAAAGACCAAATGAAACAATGGCAGAAAACGGTAAGTGCTAAGAGTATCAACGACTCTGGTATTATTGCTATCACTGCTTATCATCCTAATCGTGATCAAGCTGAAAAGATTGATCGTGCGATTAACTATGTCTTAATGACACAGAACACGGCTTATCATGGTAGCGGTGATGCGGTTAAGGTCCGTTTGATCGACCAACCAATCACTTCAAGTTATCCAGTTAAGCCAAATATATTCTTAACACTTGGCATTGCAATAGCCCTAGGGTTCATTGCTGGTCTAGTTTACGTATATTTAACTCCACTAACAAAACTACCTAGCGCTCATTATTATGGTGAGCACGCAAAACATGTTCATGCTGATCAATTAGCTAGCGTAAGAAGCCATGGACAATTTCCAGTCGAAGCTTTCGACAATATATTAATCGATAATGATCTAATTGGTGAAGGCGGTTATAACGATGAAATCGAGAATATCCCTTCAGCTGAAGAATTAGCCAGACAGGCTAGCATGAGAAATATACTTAGGTAA
- the rplL gene encoding 50S ribosomal protein L7/L12, whose translation MSEETNKDSEVVVPAKFTALVESIEKMSVLDLAELVKILEKKFGVSAAAPAMMMAAAGPAAAAVEEKDSFDIELTDSGANKISVIKAMREVSPELGLKEAKDVVDGAPKMIKEAVKKEDAEAIKKKLEEAGAKVILK comes from the coding sequence ATGTCAGAAGAAACAAACAAGGATTCTGAAGTAGTTGTACCTGCAAAGTTTACAGCTCTTGTTGAATCAATTGAAAAAATGTCCGTTTTGGACTTAGCCGAACTTGTTAAAATTTTAGAAAAGAAGTTTGGTGTTTCAGCTGCTGCTCCAGCTATGATGATGGCAGCCGCTGGTCCAGCCGCCGCTGCGGTTGAAGAGAAGGATAGCTTTGATATCGAATTAACTGATTCAGGTGCTAATAAGATTTCAGTTATTAAAGCTATGCGCGAAGTTTCTCCAGAACTCGGCTTGAAAGAAGCTAAAGACGTTGTTGACGGTGCTCCTAAAATGATTAAGGAAGCTGTTAAGAAAGAAGACGCCGAAGCTATTAAGAAGAAGTTAGAAGAAGCTGGTGCAAAGGTAATATTGAAATAA
- the rplJ gene encoding 50S ribosomal protein L10 produces MPKTKQQKQEIGRDLKERLAKAKSVVFTSFNALTVKENELIRIELGKEQSEYYATKKTLLDRALKDANIEVDARNLEGQVAITFGYADEVAPAKIISKFVKDFDGRVKFLGGVLEGKFIDAAGITALASLPSKEQLYAQLVGSINAPVSGFVNVLAGNLRSLVHVLSAIQETK; encoded by the coding sequence ATGCCAAAAACAAAGCAACAAAAACAGGAAATCGGTCGCGATTTAAAAGAACGTCTAGCCAAAGCTAAATCTGTTGTTTTTACAAGTTTCAATGCTTTAACTGTTAAAGAAAACGAACTTATTCGTATTGAATTAGGAAAAGAACAGAGCGAGTACTATGCTACTAAAAAAACATTACTTGATCGAGCTCTTAAGGATGCTAACATCGAAGTTGATGCTCGTAACCTCGAGGGTCAGGTAGCTATTACTTTTGGTTATGCTGACGAAGTTGCACCAGCCAAAATTATTTCAAAATTTGTTAAAGATTTTGATGGTAGAGTTAAATTCTTGGGCGGAGTTTTAGAAGGTAAGTTCATTGATGCCGCTGGTATCACTGCCTTAGCTTCTTTGCCTTCCAAAGAACAACTTTACGCTCAATTGGTTGGTTCAATTAATGCTCCAGTTTCCGGTTTTGTAAATGTGTTAGCTGGTAACTTGCGCTCTCTAGTGCATGTTCTCTCAGCTATCCAAGAGACTAAATAA
- a CDS encoding prepilin-type N-terminal cleavage/methylation domain-containing protein, producing the protein MRQNKKLKSAFTLIELLVVIAIIGVLSTMAIIALGNARAKARDSKRVADIKQISTALELYYSDYNSYPTIITPGNALTSPDGTRIYIAAIPNNPAPRNDNNCGNNNYTYAATSDNANYSLNFCLGNNVASTPAGINSTSNSGLNTAPGLVTWYKFDEGSGATAIDSSGNNRTGTWSGAGVHYATGKTGSYAGQFNGIDDFVQTNYSANFANQSFSLSFWVNMAAKSRGDIVANKDMSLTGNGFHIWEESGQIYGLRLGDGVTASLDARGGFYPATALVWKHIVIVINRQDNTYYDYTNGAAAVPAGWTQSYSLGSGIGPIGNQFNMQIGGNTFAYYEGLIDDLRIYNRALSLAEAKAIYDASK; encoded by the coding sequence ATGCGACAAAATAAAAAACTAAAATCCGCTTTCACCCTCATCGAACTACTCGTCGTAATAGCTATTATTGGTGTACTCTCAACTATGGCAATCATTGCCTTAGGCAATGCCAGAGCTAAAGCCAGAGATAGTAAAAGAGTTGCCGATATAAAGCAGATAAGCACAGCTTTAGAGTTATATTATTCAGATTATAATTCTTATCCAACTATTATTACGCCGGGCAATGCTTTAACTTCACCGGATGGCACTAGAATTTATATAGCAGCCATACCTAATAACCCTGCACCTAGAAATGACAACAATTGTGGTAATAATAACTACACTTATGCTGCGACTTCAGATAATGCTAACTATAGTCTTAACTTCTGTCTTGGTAATAACGTTGCTTCAACTCCAGCTGGTATTAACTCTACTTCTAATTCTGGCCTTAACACCGCCCCTGGCTTGGTTACTTGGTATAAGTTTGATGAAGGTTCTGGTGCAACAGCAATTGATTCTAGTGGAAATAATAGGACTGGTACGTGGAGCGGAGCCGGTGTCCATTATGCTACTGGTAAAACAGGGTCTTACGCTGGACAATTTAATGGAATAGATGATTTTGTCCAAACAAATTATTCAGCTAATTTTGCCAACCAAAGTTTTTCGCTTTCTTTTTGGGTTAATATGGCTGCTAAATCACGTGGTGATATAGTAGCTAATAAAGATATGAGTTTGACTGGCAATGGGTTTCATATCTGGGAAGAGAGTGGTCAAATATACGGACTAAGATTGGGTGACGGAGTTACGGCTTCTCTCGATGCGCGCGGTGGATTTTATCCAGCTACGGCCTTGGTTTGGAAACATATTGTTATTGTTATCAATCGGCAAGATAATACATATTATGATTACACTAACGGCGCAGCTGCTGTTCCGGCTGGATGGACGCAGAGTTATTCTTTAGGATCGGGGATAGGGCCAATCGGTAATCAGTTTAATATGCAAATTGGTGGGAATACTTTTGCTTATTATGAAGGTTTAATTGATGATCTTCGTATATATAATAGAGCCTTGTCTTTAGCTGAGGCAAAAGCTATATATGATGCTTCTAAATAA